The Candidatus Binataceae bacterium DNA segment AGGTCCACGCGCTTCCGGTGGCGTCCTCTCCGGCGCCCGCGAACTTAGTCGTCGCGCCCGCCGAAGAGATCGCCGCGCCTCCTACCACCCAGGAGATTCCCGCGATAACTTCAGCTGCTCCGCCGCCCGCGGCTCCAGCTCCATCGCCGAGTCAGAACGCGGCGGATGGATCCTCCACCGGCACGGGCAACGGGCAATTCGACCTGGACAGCCCAGATGTCCAGCGCTACGAGCGCGCTCAGGCGGGGTACATCGATCCTCAGCAGCAATTCGGCAACGCGGCAGCGTACACTGCCGACGGCGCCTTCACTTCTCCCATTGGCGTCGAACTGGAGGAGGGCAGCTGTAAGCTGTCCAACGGGCAGGAGGCGCAAGGCCTCATGGTGCTCGAGGTGACAAAAGGGAGTCCCGCCGCCACCGCGGGATTACACGGATACAAGCACGCCGCGCATACCGCGCTGCAGGGAGCGTTTATCGCCGCGGCGTTGTTTCCTTCTCCCTTTGCACCGATTGCAATGCTGGCGCTGCCGGTGATCGAGCTAACGCATGTGGGCGAAAGCTACGACATGATCATTGGGGTCGATGGCTCGCGGGTCACCAACTACCTCGATTTCACAGACCGCCTCCACGAGGCCCGGCCGGGGGAGATCGTGTACTTGAGTGTTTTGCGCGACGGCAAGCGCTCCCAAATGAAGGTCTTTCTGCCGCCCAGCGCCGACTACACCTGGTAGGTTAGCAACGCGCTAAAGCGGCAGACGTCATCAACCTTAGAAGCGGCGATCGGCGCCGATAATTTCTTTCACCAGATGTAGGATTTCCGAGCGCGGATCTCCGGCTACATGGTCGGTCCCGCAGTGGTCGAACAAATTCCAGGACAGGTTCCACTCCCGTTGAAGCAGGTGCTCGGGCAGGGCGAATCGGTCGGCATCGGTGTCGCCATCGGGCCCACCGCCACGGTAGCTCCCGCGGGCGAGCCCTGTTCGAACCGTTGCAGGCTATAGCTGTCGGGCGGAATGCAGAAACTGTAACCGGCGCTGGCAGTAGCGGTCGGAGCGAGCAGCGCGACCGCCGCATCGGTTATCGCGACTCCACCTTTCGACAATTCTATGGTGGTGCCGCTGTCGGGATTGTTGGCCGCGGTGCCGGCGATGCTTCC contains these protein-coding regions:
- a CDS encoding PDZ domain-containing protein, whose amino-acid sequence is MATPSFGEVHALPVASSPAPANLVVAPAEEIAAPPTTQEIPAITSAAPPPAAPAPSPSQNAADGSSTGTGNGQFDLDSPDVQRYERAQAGYIDPQQQFGNAAAYTADGAFTSPIGVELEEGSCKLSNGQEAQGLMVLEVTKGSPAATAGLHGYKHAAHTALQGAFIAAALFPSPFAPIAMLALPVIELTHVGESYDMIIGVDGSRVTNYLDFTDRLHEARPGEIVYLSVLRDGKRSQMKVFLPPSADYTW